One stretch of Glycine soja cultivar W05 chromosome 7, ASM419377v2, whole genome shotgun sequence DNA includes these proteins:
- the LOC114419943 gene encoding nucleolin-like translates to MKATKELSEQVEENEVKVLVEEDDEEYESVDEVVDDAEDDEDEEEDDDVDEGDDNDDEEDDAPDGGDDDDDDEDDEEEGDVQRGGEPDDDDNDSDDDDDEDEDEEDEEEQGEEEDLGTEYLIRPLETAEEEEASSDFEPEENGEEEEEDVDDEDCEKAEAPPKRKRSDKDDSDDDDGGEDDERPSKR, encoded by the exons ATGAAGGCCACAAAGGAATTGAGCGAGCAAGTGGAGGAAAACGAGGTCAAGGTTTTGGTTGAGGAGGACGACGAAGAATACGAGTCCGTGGATGAAGTAGTAGACGACGCAGAAGACGATGAAGACGAAGAAGAGGACGATGACGTCGACGAAGGAGACGACAATGACGACGAGGAAGATGATGCTCCTGACGGCGGtgacgacgacgacgacgacgaagatgatgaagaagaaggtgATGTCCAGCGTGGTGGTGAGCCTGACGACGACGATAACGACTCagacgacgacgacgacgaagaTGAAGACGAGGAGGACGAGGAGGAGCAAGGGGAAGAG GAGGATTTGGGAACAGAGTACCTTATCCGCCCTTTAGAAACTGCTGAGGAGGAGGAAGCATCAAGTGATTTTGAACCAGAGGAGAATGgtgaggaggaggaagaagatgtTGACGACGAGGACTGTGAGAAGGCTGAGGCTCCACCGAAAAGAAAGAGGTCAGATAAAGATGATTCAGATGACGATGATGGAGGCGAAGACGATGAGAGACCCTCTAAGCGGTAG
- the LOC114419944 gene encoding cell wall / vacuolar inhibitor of fructosidase 1-like, giving the protein MRLLPSSLISLSTMTNLKPLILLAIIVMISIPSSHCRTLLPENEKLIENTCRKTPNYNVCLESLKASPGSSSADVTGLAQIMVKEMKAKANYALKRIQELQRVGAGPNKQRRALSSCADKYKTVLIADVPQATEALQKGDPKFAEDGANDAANEATFCEADFSAGNSPLTKQNNAMHDVAAVTAAIVRLLL; this is encoded by the coding sequence ATGAGGCTACTACCATCATCACTAATCTCTCTTTCAACAATGACAAACTTGAAGCCTCTAATTCTCTTAGCCATTATTGTTATGATTTCAATACCATCAAGCCACTGCAGAACCTTGCTTCCAGaaaatgaaaagctgatagAGAACACTTGCAGGAAGACCCCCAACTACAACGTTTGCCTTGAGTCTCTGAAGGCAAGCCCTGGGAGCTCCAGTGCTGACGTCACAGGGCTAGCTCAAATCATGGTGAAAGAGATGAAGGCAAAAGCAAACTATGCATTGAAGAGAATCCAGGAGCTGCAGAGGGTGGGAGCAGGGCCTAATAAGCAAAGAAGAGCCTTGAGTTCTTGTGCTGATAAATACAAAACGGTTTTAATTGCTGATGTTCCACAAGCCACTGAGGCTCTGCAGAAAGGGGACCCCAAGTTTGCTGAAGATGGGGCTAATGATGCTGCTAATGAGGCTACCTTTTGTGAGGCTGATTTCTCTGCTGGGAATTCCCCACTCACCAAACAGAACAATGCTATGCATGATGTTGCTGCTGTTACTGCCGCTATTGTTAGATTGTTGCTCTAA
- the LOC114420731 gene encoding peroxidase 40-like, with amino-acid sequence MGYQCYCNCVYTFMLRKNPSLYHGYPVFSWLLAPTVPEFLFCSHSSVGALCHAASRIALYLSAHELSAPFDQLLSLNIIAMQLVLLCLLILKLTPAFATTLNDAYGDDSSGCPLGTDIYQYTCPEAEAIIFSWVEQAVSHDSRMAASLLRLHFHDCFVNGCDGSVLLDDTQDFVGEKTAGPNLNSLRGFEVIDQIKSELELVCPQTVSCADILATAARDSVLLSGGPIWEVQMGRKDGITASKNAANNNIPGPNSTVDVLVAKFENVGLTLKDMVALSGAHTIGKARCRTFSSRFQTSSNSESANANIEFIASLQQLCSGPDNSNTVAHLDLATPATFDNQYFVNLLSGEGLLPSDQALVNGNDQTRQIVETYVENPLAFFEDFKLSMLKMGSLASPTQTSGQIRRNCRTIN; translated from the exons ATGGGCTACCAGTGCTATTGCAATTGCGTCTACACTTTCATGTTAAGGAAAAATCCTTCCTTGTATCACGGATATCCTGTTTTCAGCTGGCTTTTAGCGCCAACAGTTCCAGAGTTTCTGTTTTGTTCACACTCTTCTGTAGGCG CATTGTGCCACGCAGCTTCTAGAATTGCTTTGTATCTATCAGCACACGAACTCAGTGCTCCCTTTGACCAG TTACTATCCCTAAATATAATAGCCATGCAATTAGTACTATTGTGTCTACTGATACTCAAGCTCACTCCAGCCTTTGCAACCACCCTGAATGATGCCTATGGTGATGATAGTAGTGGCTGTCCATTAGGGACTGACATATACCAATACACTTGCCCTGAAGCTGAGGCCATTATCTTCTCTTGGGTGGAGCAGGCAGTGTCTCATGACTCAAGAATGGCAGCGTCACTTCTTAGGCTACATTTCCATGATTGCTTTGTCAAT GGTTGTGATGGTTCAGTCTTGCTAGATGACACACAGGACTTTGTTGGCGAGAAAACTGCGGGTCCAAATTTGAATTCACTCAGAGGATTCGAAGTAATTGACCAAATCAAATCCGAACTAGAACTAGTCTGTCCACAGACCGTCTCTTGTGCTGACATACTGGCAACTGCTGCCAGAGATTCAGTTCTTCTG TCAGGAGGTCCAATTTGGGAGGTGCAAATGGGAAGGAAAGATGGCATTACTGCTAGCAAGAATGCAGCAAATAATAACATCCCAGGTCCAAACTCCACTGTTGATGTGCTTGTAGCGAAGTTCGAGAATGTAGGCCTTACACTTAAAGATATGGTTGCCCTTTCAG GTGCGCACACAATTGGTAAAGCTCGCTGCAGAACATTTAGCTCGCGTTTTCAGACTAGTAGTAACTCAGAAAGTGCCAATGCTAACATTGAATTCATTGCATCATTGCAACAGCTATGCTCAGGACCAGATAATAGTAACACAGTTGCACATCTTGATTTGGCTACACCTGCTACTTttgataatcaatattttgttaATCTTCTATCTGGGGAGGGATTGCTCCCATCAGACCAGGCTCTTGTGAATGGGAATGATCAGACACGACAGATTGTCGAAACCTACGTGGAGAACCCATTAGCTTTCTTTGAGGACTTCAAGCTTTCTATGTTGAAAATGGGAAGCTTGGCATCACCAACTCAGACTAGTGGCCAGATTCGTAGGAACTGCCGAACTATTAACTAA
- the LOC114419945 gene encoding cell wall / vacuolar inhibitor of fructosidase 1-like, with translation MRRSSLFVSSFLLHILLLSCILFTPTHSSDGDGDLVDQICKKTPFYDLCSSILHSNPLAPKSDSKGMALIMVNDILANATDTLSYIEELIKQTSDEQLEQQLAFCAESYIPVVKYILPQAADAINQGRFGFASYCIVDAQKEVNACDKKFSGASQAPLSDRNDIMQKLVDVAAAIVKLLLNG, from the coding sequence ATGAGGAGGAGCTCACTCTTTGTGTCCTCttttctactccatattcttcttctatcttgcATTCTTTTCACACCAACTCATTCCTCTGATGGGGATGGGGATTTGGTAGACCAAATATGCAAAAAAACACCCTTTTATGATCTTTGCAGCTCCATCTTACACTCAAATCCCTTGGCCCCCAAAAGTGATTCAAAGGGTATGGCACTCATAATGGTCAATGACATTCTGGCAAATGCTACTGACACACTGAGTTACATTGAAGAGCTGATCAAGCAGACCTCAGATGAACAATTGGAGCAACAATTGGCTTTCTGTGCTGAGTCATACATCCCAGTTGTGAAGTACATTCTCCCACAAGCAGCTGATGCCATAAACCAAGGTCGATTTGGGTTTGCCAGTTACTGCATAGTTGATGCTCAAAAGGAAGTAAATGCTTGTGACAAGAAATTTTCTGGCGCATCTCAGGCACCCTTAAGTGATAGAAATGACATTATGCAGAAGCTGGTGGATGTGGCTGCAGCCATAGTTAAACTATTATTAAATGgctga
- the LOC114419946 gene encoding uncharacterized protein LOC114419946, with amino-acid sequence MDLKSAKDEDAEVDLESGLVLTDDESKDVSTEGNRKQGKILLNKISCGFVGDCIKGEDRYSGFCKESKLTVVSMDMVKVTNKLYSVEYAENNTPEKEKRKKSSNKKSPKPPRPPRAPSLDAADQKLIREITELAMLKRARIERKKALKKMKAAKASSSSSSSMLATVFTVVFCIVILLQGMSSGKSSVTSFQGSPVPAGLMEGGLIDVQHQLNPSSSDPNAPSLEPHKIVQQVTGLDLPAKLRRGAG; translated from the exons ATGGATCTTAAGAGTGCCAAGGATGAGGATGCTGAAGTTGATCTTGAAAGTGGGTTGGTTTTGACTGATGATGAGTCAAAGGATGTCTCTACTGAAGGTAACAGAAAACAAGGAAAGATATTACTTAATAAGATTTCTTGTGGGTTTGTTGGAGATTGTATAAAAGGTGAAGATAGGTATAGTGGATTCTGCAAGGAGTCAAAATTAACTGTAGTTTCAATGGACATGGTGAAAGTGACAAACAAGTTGTACTCAGTAGAATATGCAGAGAATAATACCCCAGAAAAGGAGAAACGTAAAAAGTCCAGTAATAAGAAGTCTCCGAAGCCTCCAAGACCTCCGCGAGCTCCATCGTTGGATGCTGCTGACCAAAAGCTAATCAGGGAGATCACTGAACTTGCCATGTTAAAGCGTGCGAGGATAGAGCGAAAGAAAGCCTTGAAGAAGATGAAAGCTGCTAAGGCATCATCATCTTCCAGTAGCAGCATGCTTGCTACGGTTTTCACTGTTGTCTTCTGTATTGTGATATTACTCCAAG GCATGTCATCTGGAAAAAGTTCAGTGACAAGTTTCCAGGGATCACCTGTACCTGCAGGACTAATGGAGGGTGGTCTGATTGATGTTCAACACCAACTCAATCCATCTTCAAGTGACCCAAATGCACCTAGTTTAGAGCCTCACAA AATTGTACAGCAGGTCACTGGTTTAGATTTGCCTGCAAAACTGAGAAGAGGTGCAGGTTAA